A section of the Hypomesus transpacificus isolate Combined female chromosome 1, fHypTra1, whole genome shotgun sequence genome encodes:
- the mgarpa gene encoding protein MGARP isoform X4 — protein sequence MFFCRAAWQRFGPLARKTAYRLSRDVVPRRQMSSIPGGTGENIIYALLCGGAFAGSVTYAYSTVTSDHERFNDRVAEINARPKTEWTPKPWPPKSRDGEEEEEVL from the exons ATGTTTTTCTGCAGAGCGGCCTGGCAAAGATTTGGGCCTTTGGCACGGAAAACAGCCTACAGGTTATCTAGAGATG TGGTTCCTAGGCGTCAGATGTCATCGATCCCTGGTGGAACTGGGGAGAACATTATTTATGCTCTCCTTTGTGGTGGGGCCTTCGCTGGATCAGTCACCTAT GCTTACAGTACTGTGACGTCAGACCACGAACGATTCAACGACCGCGTGGCTGAAATAAACGCGAGACCCAAGACAGAGTGGACACCCAAACCATGGCCCCCAAAGa gcagggatggagaggaggaagaggagg
- the naa15a gene encoding N-alpha-acetyltransferase 15, NatA auxiliary subunit a isoform X2, whose protein sequence is MPTITLPPKENALFKRILRCYEHKQYRNGLKFCKQILTNPKFAEHGETLAMKGLTLNCLGKKEEAYELVRRGLRNDLKSHVCWHVYGLLQRSDKKYDEAIKCYRNALKWDKDNLQILRDLSLLQIQMRDLEGYRETRYQLLQLRPAQRASWIGYAVAYHLLEDFEMAAKIVEEFRKTQQTSPDKVDYEYSELLLYQNQVLREAGLFKEALEHLTTYEKQICDKLAVEETRGELMLQLDRPEEALEVYRRLQERNPENWAYYQGLEKALKPGTVEERQKIYEEVWVKFPKGLVPRRLPLTFLTGEKFCECLDCYLRMNFSKGCPPVFTTLKSLYSDKEKVSIIEDLVVGYATCLKSCRMFSQNDGKEEPPTTLLWVQYFLAQHFDHVGQQALALDYINTAIESTPTLIELFLIKAKIYKHAGNIKEAARWMDEAQALDTADRFINSKCAKYMLKAGLVKEAEEMCSKFTREGTSAVENLNEMQCMWFQTECALAYKSMNKFGEALKKCHEIERHFVEITDDQFDFHTYCMRKMTLRSYVDLLKLEDVLRMHPFYYKAARTAIHIYLGLHDNPLADDNKEHQADAENLTDKELKKLRNKQRRAQKKAQLEEEKKNAEKEKQLKNQKKKKEDDDEEIGGPKEELIPDKLAKVESPLEEAVKFLTPLKNLVKNKIETHLLAFEIYFRKEKYLLMLQSVKRAFSMEPSNPWLHQCLVRFFKGVSDSQDLPEAVRTVLKQEISRLFGESDPKSFNKNYLSKHSNSVPHRLAAAKMMFYLDSSSDKMACELATALDESLTGRSIQICTEALQALREGSLGEGQQKATESYRAACNKLYPYTLAFMPPGYEDSTTISANGDLSAGEHDEMANDM, encoded by the exons ATGCCCACAATCACCCTACCGCCGAAGGAGAATGCTCTCTTCAAGAGAATATTG AGATGTTACGAGCACAAGCAGTACAGAAATGGACTCAAGTTCTGCAAACAGATCCTCACCAACCCAAAGTTTGCAGAGCATGGAG AGACCCTGGCGATGAAGGGGCTGACCCTGAACTGTCTGGGGAAAAAGGAGGAGGCGTACGAGCTGGTGAGGAGGGGCCTACGCAACGACCTCAAGAGTCACGTCT GCTGGCACGTGTACGGGCTGCTGCAGAGGTCTGACAAAAAGTACGATGAGGCCATCAAGTGCTACCGCAACGCTCTGAAGTGGGACAAGGACAACCTGCAGATCCTCCGGGACCTGTCCCTCCTGCAGATTCAGATGAGGGACCTGGAGGGGTACCGG GAGACACGTTACCAGCTCTTGCAGCTGCGCCCTGCCCAGAGGGCCTCGTGGATCGGCTACGCCGTAGCCTACCACCTGCTGGAAGACTTTGAGATGGCTGCCAAGATTGTAGAGGAGTTTCGCAAAACACAACAG ACGTCTCCGGACAAGGTGGACTATGAGTACAGCGAGCTGCTGCTCTACCAGAACCAGGTGCTCCGGGAGGCGGGCTTGTTCAAGGAAGCACTGGAACACCTCACCACCTACGAGAAACAGATCTGTGACAAGCTGGCAGTGGAGGAGACCCGAG GAGAGCTGATGCTGCAGCTGGACCGGCCAGAGGAGGCCCTGGAGGTCTACAGGAGACTCCAGGAGAGGAACCCTGAAAACTGGGCCTACTACCAGGGTCTGGAGAAGGCACTGAAACCAG GGACTGttgaggagaggcagaagaTTTATGAGGAAGTGTGGGTGAAGTTCCCCAAAGGACTGGTGCCCAGAAGGCTTCCTCTCACCTTCCTCACTG GTGAAAAATTCTGCGAATGTTTGGACTGCTACCTGAGGATGAACTTCAGTAAAGGCTGCCCGCCAGTCTTCACCACTCTCAAGTCTCTCTATAGCGACAAGGAGAAG GTGTCAATTATAGAAGATTTAGTAGTGGGATACGCAACTTGCCTAAAAAGCTGTCGAATGTTTAGTCAAAATG ATGGGAAAGAGGAACCTCCCACCACACTTCTGTGGGTGCAGTACTTCCTGGCTCAGCACTTTGACCACGTTGGCCAACAGGCCTTAGCCCTGGACTACATCAACACAGCCATCGAGAGCACACCAACGCTCATAGAACTGTTCCTCATCAAAGCCAAGATTTACAAG CATGCAGGGAACATCAAGGAGGCAGCCAGGTGGATGGACGAGGCCCAGGCCCTGGACACGGCCGACCGCTTCATCAACTCCAAGTGTGCCAAGTACATGCTGAAGGCTGGCCTGGtcaaggaggcagaggagatgtGCTCCAAGTTCACACGG GAGGGAACGTCGGCGGTGGAGAACCTGAACGAGATGCAGTGCATGTGGTTCCAGACCGAGTGTGCCCTGGCCTACAAGTCCATGAACAAGTTTGGGGAGGCGCTCAAGAAGTGCCACGAGATCGAAAGG CATTTTGTGGAGATCACGGACGACCAGTTTGACTTCCACACTTACTGCATGAGGAAGATGACGCTGCGCTCCTACGTGGACCTGCTCAAGCTGGAGGACGTGCTGCGCATGCATCCCTTCTACTACAAGGCAGCGCGCACCGCCATCCACATCTATCTGGGCCTGCACGACAACCCCCTGGCCGACGACAACAAGGAGCACCAGGCCGACGCCG AGAACCTGACGGACAAGGAGCTGAAGAAGCTGAGGAACAAGCAGAGGCGGGCGCAGAAGAAGgcacagctggaggaggagaagaagaacgccgagaaggagaagcagctgaagaaccagaagaagaagaaggaggacgaTGACGAGGAGATCGGAGGGCCCAAGGAGGAGCTCATACCCGACAAGCTGGCCAAG GTGGAGAGTCCTCTGGAGGAGGCAGTGAAGTTCCTGACCCCTCTGAAGAACCTGGTGAAGAACAAGATCGAGACGCACCTACTGGCGTTCGAGATCTACTTCAGAAAAG AGAAGTACCTGTTAATGCTACAGTCGGTGAAGCGGGCTTTCTCCATGGAGCCCTCCAACCCCTGGCTCCACCAGTGTCTAGTACGCTTCTTCAAAGGAG TGTCTGACAGCCAGGACCTTCCGGAAGCTGTGAGGACGGTACTGAAGCAGGAGATCTCCCGGCTGTTTGGAGAGAGCGACCCCAAGAGCTTCAACAAGAACTACCTGAGCAAACACTCCAACTCTGTACCGCACCGCTTAGCtg CTGCTAAGATGATGTTCTACCTGGACTCCTCGTCCGACAAGATGGCGTGCGAGCTGGCTACGGCGCTGGACGAGTCCTTGACTGGGAGGAGCATCCAG atctGTACGGAGGCTCTGCAGGCGTTGCGTGAGGGCAGTCTGGGGGAGGGCCAGCAGAAGGCCACCGAGTCGTACCGCGCCGCCTGCAACAAGCTGTACCCCTATACGCTGGCGTTCATGCCCCCGGGTTACGAGGACAGCACCACAATCAGCGCCAACGGGGACCTGTCAGCTGGTGAGCACGACGAGATGGCTAACGacatgtga
- the ndufc1 gene encoding NADH dehydrogenase [ubiquinone] 1 subunit C1, mitochondrial, whose product MTLSRLLSRAVIVSKSGTRSVFTAGTPDYNNPNWVRVGLAFGTTAFLWGLLFKQHSTDVHEYKVSNGLE is encoded by the exons ATGACACTCAGTCGTTTATTATCGCGGGCAGTAATCGTCAGCAAAA GTGGGACTAGGTCAGTGTTTACGGCTGGGACGCCAGATTACAACAACCCCAACTGGGTGCGTGTTGGTTTAGCTTTTGGGACAACTGCATTCCTTTGGGGCCTG CTCTTcaaacagcacagcacagatgTACATGAGTACAAAGTGAGCAACGGCCTGGAATAA
- the naa15a gene encoding N-alpha-acetyltransferase 15, NatA auxiliary subunit a isoform X1, producing the protein MPTITLPPKENALFKRILRCYEHKQYRNGLKFCKQILTNPKFAEHGETLAMKGLTLNCLGKKEEAYELVRRGLRNDLKSHVCWHVYGLLQRSDKKYDEAIKCYRNALKWDKDNLQILRDLSLLQIQMRDLEGYRETRYQLLQLRPAQRASWIGYAVAYHLLEDFEMAAKIVEEFRKTQQTSPDKVDYEYSELLLYQNQVLREAGLFKEALEHLTTYEKQICDKLAVEETRGELMLQLDRPEEALEVYRRLQERNPENWAYYQGLEKALKPGTVEERQKIYEEVWVKFPKGLVPRRLPLTFLTGEKFCECLDCYLRMNFSKGCPPVFTTLKSLYSDKEKVSIIEDLVVGYATCLKSCRMFSQNDDGKEEPPTTLLWVQYFLAQHFDHVGQQALALDYINTAIESTPTLIELFLIKAKIYKHAGNIKEAARWMDEAQALDTADRFINSKCAKYMLKAGLVKEAEEMCSKFTREGTSAVENLNEMQCMWFQTECALAYKSMNKFGEALKKCHEIERHFVEITDDQFDFHTYCMRKMTLRSYVDLLKLEDVLRMHPFYYKAARTAIHIYLGLHDNPLADDNKEHQADAENLTDKELKKLRNKQRRAQKKAQLEEEKKNAEKEKQLKNQKKKKEDDDEEIGGPKEELIPDKLAKVESPLEEAVKFLTPLKNLVKNKIETHLLAFEIYFRKEKYLLMLQSVKRAFSMEPSNPWLHQCLVRFFKGVSDSQDLPEAVRTVLKQEISRLFGESDPKSFNKNYLSKHSNSVPHRLAAAKMMFYLDSSSDKMACELATALDESLTGRSIQICTEALQALREGSLGEGQQKATESYRAACNKLYPYTLAFMPPGYEDSTTISANGDLSAGEHDEMANDM; encoded by the exons ATGCCCACAATCACCCTACCGCCGAAGGAGAATGCTCTCTTCAAGAGAATATTG AGATGTTACGAGCACAAGCAGTACAGAAATGGACTCAAGTTCTGCAAACAGATCCTCACCAACCCAAAGTTTGCAGAGCATGGAG AGACCCTGGCGATGAAGGGGCTGACCCTGAACTGTCTGGGGAAAAAGGAGGAGGCGTACGAGCTGGTGAGGAGGGGCCTACGCAACGACCTCAAGAGTCACGTCT GCTGGCACGTGTACGGGCTGCTGCAGAGGTCTGACAAAAAGTACGATGAGGCCATCAAGTGCTACCGCAACGCTCTGAAGTGGGACAAGGACAACCTGCAGATCCTCCGGGACCTGTCCCTCCTGCAGATTCAGATGAGGGACCTGGAGGGGTACCGG GAGACACGTTACCAGCTCTTGCAGCTGCGCCCTGCCCAGAGGGCCTCGTGGATCGGCTACGCCGTAGCCTACCACCTGCTGGAAGACTTTGAGATGGCTGCCAAGATTGTAGAGGAGTTTCGCAAAACACAACAG ACGTCTCCGGACAAGGTGGACTATGAGTACAGCGAGCTGCTGCTCTACCAGAACCAGGTGCTCCGGGAGGCGGGCTTGTTCAAGGAAGCACTGGAACACCTCACCACCTACGAGAAACAGATCTGTGACAAGCTGGCAGTGGAGGAGACCCGAG GAGAGCTGATGCTGCAGCTGGACCGGCCAGAGGAGGCCCTGGAGGTCTACAGGAGACTCCAGGAGAGGAACCCTGAAAACTGGGCCTACTACCAGGGTCTGGAGAAGGCACTGAAACCAG GGACTGttgaggagaggcagaagaTTTATGAGGAAGTGTGGGTGAAGTTCCCCAAAGGACTGGTGCCCAGAAGGCTTCCTCTCACCTTCCTCACTG GTGAAAAATTCTGCGAATGTTTGGACTGCTACCTGAGGATGAACTTCAGTAAAGGCTGCCCGCCAGTCTTCACCACTCTCAAGTCTCTCTATAGCGACAAGGAGAAG GTGTCAATTATAGAAGATTTAGTAGTGGGATACGCAACTTGCCTAAAAAGCTGTCGAATGTTTAGTCAAAATG ATGATGGGAAAGAGGAACCTCCCACCACACTTCTGTGGGTGCAGTACTTCCTGGCTCAGCACTTTGACCACGTTGGCCAACAGGCCTTAGCCCTGGACTACATCAACACAGCCATCGAGAGCACACCAACGCTCATAGAACTGTTCCTCATCAAAGCCAAGATTTACAAG CATGCAGGGAACATCAAGGAGGCAGCCAGGTGGATGGACGAGGCCCAGGCCCTGGACACGGCCGACCGCTTCATCAACTCCAAGTGTGCCAAGTACATGCTGAAGGCTGGCCTGGtcaaggaggcagaggagatgtGCTCCAAGTTCACACGG GAGGGAACGTCGGCGGTGGAGAACCTGAACGAGATGCAGTGCATGTGGTTCCAGACCGAGTGTGCCCTGGCCTACAAGTCCATGAACAAGTTTGGGGAGGCGCTCAAGAAGTGCCACGAGATCGAAAGG CATTTTGTGGAGATCACGGACGACCAGTTTGACTTCCACACTTACTGCATGAGGAAGATGACGCTGCGCTCCTACGTGGACCTGCTCAAGCTGGAGGACGTGCTGCGCATGCATCCCTTCTACTACAAGGCAGCGCGCACCGCCATCCACATCTATCTGGGCCTGCACGACAACCCCCTGGCCGACGACAACAAGGAGCACCAGGCCGACGCCG AGAACCTGACGGACAAGGAGCTGAAGAAGCTGAGGAACAAGCAGAGGCGGGCGCAGAAGAAGgcacagctggaggaggagaagaagaacgccgagaaggagaagcagctgaagaaccagaagaagaagaaggaggacgaTGACGAGGAGATCGGAGGGCCCAAGGAGGAGCTCATACCCGACAAGCTGGCCAAG GTGGAGAGTCCTCTGGAGGAGGCAGTGAAGTTCCTGACCCCTCTGAAGAACCTGGTGAAGAACAAGATCGAGACGCACCTACTGGCGTTCGAGATCTACTTCAGAAAAG AGAAGTACCTGTTAATGCTACAGTCGGTGAAGCGGGCTTTCTCCATGGAGCCCTCCAACCCCTGGCTCCACCAGTGTCTAGTACGCTTCTTCAAAGGAG TGTCTGACAGCCAGGACCTTCCGGAAGCTGTGAGGACGGTACTGAAGCAGGAGATCTCCCGGCTGTTTGGAGAGAGCGACCCCAAGAGCTTCAACAAGAACTACCTGAGCAAACACTCCAACTCTGTACCGCACCGCTTAGCtg CTGCTAAGATGATGTTCTACCTGGACTCCTCGTCCGACAAGATGGCGTGCGAGCTGGCTACGGCGCTGGACGAGTCCTTGACTGGGAGGAGCATCCAG atctGTACGGAGGCTCTGCAGGCGTTGCGTGAGGGCAGTCTGGGGGAGGGCCAGCAGAAGGCCACCGAGTCGTACCGCGCCGCCTGCAACAAGCTGTACCCCTATACGCTGGCGTTCATGCCCCCGGGTTACGAGGACAGCACCACAATCAGCGCCAACGGGGACCTGTCAGCTGGTGAGCACGACGAGATGGCTAACGacatgtga